From one Mycobacterium colombiense CECT 3035 genomic stretch:
- a CDS encoding isoprenylcysteine carboxyl methyltransferase family protein, whose amino-acid sequence MYYLLVLAVGLERVVELVVSTRNARWSFTKGATEFGRSHYPVMVIIHTGLLVGCLVEPWALDRPFIGWLGWPMLAVVVASQALRWWCIATLGRRWNTRVIVLPRAPLVRQGPYRWLHHPNYVAVVAEGLALPLVHTAWLTATVFTLANAALLRVRLRVENSALGYT is encoded by the coding sequence ATGTATTACCTGTTGGTGCTGGCGGTCGGGCTCGAGCGCGTCGTGGAGCTGGTGGTGTCCACCCGTAACGCGCGTTGGTCGTTTACCAAGGGCGCCACGGAGTTTGGCCGATCGCACTATCCGGTGATGGTGATCATCCACACCGGGCTGCTGGTCGGCTGCCTCGTCGAGCCGTGGGCGCTGGACCGGCCGTTCATCGGTTGGCTGGGTTGGCCGATGCTGGCGGTGGTGGTGGCCAGCCAGGCGTTGCGGTGGTGGTGCATCGCGACGCTGGGACGGCGATGGAACACCCGGGTGATCGTTCTGCCGCGGGCGCCGTTGGTGCGTCAGGGTCCCTACCGCTGGCTGCACCATCCGAACTACGTTGCAGTGGTGGCCGAGGGGTTGGCGCTGCCGCTGGTCCATACGGCGTGGCTGACCGCCACGGTTTTCACGCTGGCCAACGCCGCACTGCTCAGGGTGCGCCTGCGGGTGGAGAACTCCGCGTTGGGTTACACGTGA